The following coding sequences lie in one Brachionichthys hirsutus isolate HB-005 chromosome 15, CSIRO-AGI_Bhir_v1, whole genome shotgun sequence genomic window:
- the LOC137904972 gene encoding unconventional myosin-IXb has protein sequence MSATDRAGSPKADQEVRVVQIYPRLSQDTAAYCPLQVSGGDAARTVVHNAVVSLGLDSSQTYSLLEVREDGGEERLLEAGDCLLERVLLWPPQTQRWHPRTQGYYFILQQNGGNRGGNGNGDHDDLCNLHAVTEESILEALRQRFHRLQIYSYASNILLAINPNKFLPVYYNPKYIKMYENQPLGKLRPHIFAIGDIAFRAMQSRQADQCIVISGQSGSGKTESCNYLIHCLTALSQQTYSSGLKRIILGTGPVLEAFGNARTSENNNSSRFGKFIRLNYLESGVIRGAVIEKYLLEKSRLVSRHKSERSYHVFYYLLIGASKAEQEEFHLLKLHDYLYLKQEDLHLDDEEKLGQEYKRLHQAMEMVGFLSSTKKHIFSILSAILLLGNVMFMPSEETQVLEAGPAEVLATLSDLLKVKKELLVKTLTNRKTVTVNVTVDSPYTLQEASVMRDSMAKSLYGALFDWIILHVNHSMLNRRDMEESVPCLSISVLDMFGFENLQRSSFEQLCINYINERLQCYVNQHIFKLEQEGYVSEGITWQNIDYSDNSGCVQLISEESTGLFALLDDESNSPQTAAETLLDKLKQQHQDNPFFVPSSSAELTFAVQHFAGRVTYHIKDFQQKSTEHMRPEVVSLLRSSEWAFLHRLVASSPGALFRWGVLRATIRILTVFKNVGRQRSELMAARRATPRKSLKDIKQCSSTMNRLSSNSLTLDFSFDRSVEMPFDVFEDIFANYEKRKKRRGSRQKQLIPKNLMDFHSVQHIVGLTAHDRTSKYICHPHRQAKPPAISAQIQVSLTKLMERINKAEPFFIFCLRSNAEKKQLHFDDEFVLQQIKYTGILQMVRIQKSGYSAKYTFEEFVKKFRLLLPKGALGTPEQISKLLERMEMDSTTYQIGKSQVFLKEKEKQLLQDALNRVVMRRIVVLQRWFRTCLMRLHFLQKRDASMIIQRSWREFYEKKNQAATVIQTAWRSSLKRSQHNEDDWNTFRPGRDSLTKRGLKRQDKVERSPGRSQQPGAVDSLSAPRARSREKRGGRGSPPLLNRPLSLPLDPKVRINIHSTNPSTSQLRHDKDQEGVTKKAEGWKGRASDDSSPEIRRQSGKRKDEFKLKGKSMSVDELSKITSSGSDSSPSTNEVRVRYRKQPKRKRRLAYARSGLMVNFGDSKESEYWSFPLPPIRPQVPCLKSSASSVDVRALKSQVKIQAEPDGSRYSLPVRCANEGSGKRQSNQSQLITPERIWFLTKFLKKRSPKQSPNTDSPSQDKAVSLPNYTTRHYQMPNQNSRRVNQNPSIRISRATRVTEWSASLGREITNPDELRNLDEFLWGQVNELRSRIKELSETETIFLKATMQFRETIKSMFCIQKPQIAYKDLMKGYQKKVSTLAGSMKKTEVTVVVNLFQSVLDGFIRGEIKRAEFEPSKATKSTKKRRKKEKCMENPLDHLFSTYQVNIMQSCDLCGSYIWGMEKAYMCSSCKLICHKKCLSKIITDCSTRCARQDDSTPGSLHFGVQVCVLTSKANPVPKVVELLLMHVEMNGLYTEGIYRKSGSACRARELYQILETDPEGACLDNYPIHTITGLIKRWLRELPDPLMTYDLYSDFLRAVELPEKRERIRAVYQKVDELPPSNYNTLERLIFHLIRVAKDEEHNKMSSNSLAIVFAPCILRSPDFDDPFLGMKDVSKTTMCVDILITEQLRRYTEMMQNIQELECAEALAVNQLKLRRQNTIVEKPSELEAPKQIHADETERTLINRIKSIKQEKLDLACRLPDLEQENSDNDNLDSASSMSSESLDDRLGSLDSEGKASVQLKTDVPPRPSGLSQTVRSLMDHTDDEQREFAPGQMRHFTQSMSFLPSQDSPSRTPQITSDSMTGTFDDLDIPYIDEDEDLNTA, from the exons ATGAGTGCTACAGACCGAGCCGGGTCCCCTAAAGCGGACCAAGAGGTCCGCGTTGTGCAGATCTACCCCAGGCTGTCCCAGGACACGGCTGCCTATTGTCCCCTGCAGGTCAGCGGCGGGGACGCTGCAAGGACGGTCGTCCACAATGCGGTGGTCTCCCTGGGACTCGACTCCAGCCAGACGTACAGCCTGCTGGAGGTCAGGGAGGACGGCGGCGAGGAGCGACTCCTGGAGGCCGGGGACTGCCTCTTAGAGCGGGTCCTGCTGTGGCCGCCGCAGACGCAGAGGTGGCACCCTCGAACCCAGGGCTACTATTTTATACTGCAACAGAACGGAGGCAACCGGGGAGGAAACGGCAACGGCGACCATGACGATCTGTGTAACCTCCACGCCGTGACGGAGGAGAGCATCCTGGAGGCTTTACGCCAGCGCTTCCACAGGCTCCAAATCTACAGCTACGCCAGCAACATCCTCCTCGCCATCAACCCCAACAAGTTCCTACCCGTGTACTACAATCCCAAGTACATCAAGATGTACGAGAACCAGCCGCTAGGAAAGCTGCGCCCCCACATATTCGCCATCGGGGACATAGCATTCCGTGCTATGCAGAGCCGCCAGGCGGACCAGTGCATCGTGATTTCTGGCCAGAGTGGCTCGGGGAAGACCGAGAGCTGCAACTATCTCATCCACTGCCTGACCGCTCTCAGCCAGCAGACGTATTCCAGCGGGCTGAAACGGATCATCCTCGGGACCGGCCCGGTGTTGGAG GCCTTTGGCAATGCAAGGACTTCAGAGAATAACAATTCCAGTCGCTTTGGGAAGTTCATCCGGCTCAACTATCTGGAGAGCGGCGTCATCCGAGG ggcAGTTATTGAGAAGTATCTATTAGAAAAGTCCCGCCTGGTGTCCAGACATAAGAGTGAAAG GAGCTACCATGTGTTCTACTATCTGCTGATTGGTGCATCCAaagcggagcaggaggagtTTCATCTGTTAAAGCTGCACGATTATCTCTACCTCAAGCAG GAAGACCTCCACttggatgatgaggagaaacTTGGTCAGGAGTACAAGAGGCTCCATCAGGCGATGGAGATGGTtggtttcctctcctccaccaaGAAACA CATATTCTCCATCCTCTCTGCCATCCTGCTCTTGGGTAATGTGATGTTCATGCCGTCGGAGGAGACCCAAGTCCTGGAGGCTGGACCTGCTGAAGTTTTAGCCACACTGTCTGACCTGCTCAAA GTGAAAAAAGAGCTACTAGTGAAGACTTTGACAAATAGGAAAACAGTGACTGTCAACGTCACCGTGGATTCACCGTACACACTGCAAGAA GCCTCTGTGATGCGGGACTCCATGGCCAAGTCTTTATACGGCGCATTGTTTGACTGGATCATCCTTCACGTCAACCATTCAATGCTCAACAGACGAGACATGGAGGAGTCAGTCCCT TGCCTGTCCATCAGCGTCCTGGATATGTTTGGATTCGAGAACCTCCAGAGAAGCAGCTTTGAGCAGCTGTGCATCAACTACATCAATGAGAGACTGCAGTGTTACGTCAACCAGCACATCTTCAAGCTTGAACAA GAAGGTTATGTGTCTGAGGGCATCACCTGGCAAAACATTGACTACTCTGACAACAGCGGCTGCGTTCAGCTGATCAGTGAGGAGTCGACTGGACTGTTTGCCCTGCTGGATGATGAGAGCAA TTCCCCTCAGACCGCAGCTGAAACACTGTTGGACAAGttgaagcagcagcatcaggacaACCCTTTCTTCGTACCCTCTTCCAGTGCAGAACTGACGTTTGCAGTTCAACACTTTGCTGGGAGAGTTACATATCATATCAAG gaTTTCCAGCAAAAAAGCACAGAGCACATGCGCCCTGAAGTCGTCTCGCTCCTACGGAGCAGCGAGTGGGCCTTCCTGCACCGCTTGGTCGCGTCCAGTCCGGGAGCACTGTTCAGATGGGGAGTTCTGCGTGCCACCATTCGAATTCTCACAGTGTTCAAGAACGTGGGACGACAACGTTCAGAACTGA TGGCTGCAAGAAGAGCCACCCCCCGCAAGTCCCTTAAAGACAtcaaacagtgcagcagcaCTATGAACAGACTGTCAAG CAATAGCCTGACTCTGGATTTTTCCTTTGATCGCTCTGTGGAAATgccttttgatgtttttgaagACATCTTTGCCAATTATGAAAAGAGAAA GAAAAGGCGAGGCAGTCGACAGAAGCAGCTTATTCCAAAG AATCTTATGGATTTTCACTCAGTCCAACATATTGTTGGTCTCACTGCACATGACCGGACGAGCAAATACATCTGTCACCCTCATCGCCAGGCAAAGCCCCCTGCAATTAGTGCCCAAATTCAG GTGTCACTCACAAAGCTGATGGAGAGGATCAACAAAGCTGAGccattctttattttctgtcttcGCTCCAACGCAGAAAAG AAGCAGCTGCACTTTGATGATGAATTTGTGCTACAGCAAATCAAGTACACGGGTATACTGCAGATGGTTCGCATCCAGAAGTCTGGCTACAGTGCCAAATACACATTTGAG GAGTTTGTCAAGAAGTTCCGATTGTTGCTTCCAAAAGGAGCTCTGGGAACACCAGAGCAGATAAGCAAGCTGCTGGAGAGGATGGAGATGGATAGCACCACCTACCAAATAGGAAAATCCCAG GTGTTcctgaaagagaaggagaagcaaCTTCTTCAAGACGCTCTAAACAGGGTCGTGATGCGTCGCATCGTCGTCCTGCAGCGCTGGTTCCGTACTTGTCTGATGAggcttcacttcctgcaaaAGAGAGATGCATCTATGATTATACAG AGGAGCTGGCGTGAGTTTTATGAGAAGAAGAACCAAGCTGCTACAGTTATTCAGACGGCATGGAGAAGTTCCCTGAAGCGGTCGCAGCATAATGAGGATGACTGGAACACTTTCCGGCCTGGACGGGACAG CTTAACAAAGAGAGGGTTAAAGAGACAAGACAAGGTGGAGCGCAGTCCCGGTAGGAGCCAACAGCCTGGCGCAGTCGACAGCCTGTCTGCTCCAAGGGCCAGGAGCAGGGAGAAGCGGGGAGGCAGAGGATCCCCTCCCCTCCTAAACAGACCCCTTTCCCTCCCATTGGACCCTAAAGTTCGCATTAATATTCACTCTACCAACCCATCAACGAGCCAACTTCGGCACGACAAAGACCAAGAGGGCGTCACCAAGAAGGCTGAGGGGTGGAAGGGACGAGCGAGCGATGATTCAAGTCCAGAAATACGGCGACAATCTGGGAAAAGGAAAGATGAGTTTAA GCTCAAAGGAAAATCCATGTCTGTTGATGAACTATCAAAGATCACCTCATCAGGGTCTGACAGCTCACCGTCCACCAATGAG GTCAGGGTGCGTTACCGCAAGCAGCCCAAACGCAAGCGGCGCTTAGCCTACGCTCGCAGTGGTTTGATGGTTAACTTTGGCGACTCCAAGGAGAGCGAGTACTGGAGCTTTCCACTGCCTCCCATCAGGCCTCAGGTACCCTGTCTGAAGAGCTCGGCCAGTAGCGTTGATGTCCGGGCCCTCAAATCGCAGGTCAAG ATACAAGCAGAACCAGATGGGTCGAGGTACAGTCTGCCAGTGAGGTGCGCCAATGAGGGCTCAGGAAAACGACAATCTAATCAGTCACAACTCATAACCCCTGAGAG AATTTGGTTCCTCACTAAATTCCTAAAAAAGCGGTCACCTAAACAGTCTCCAAACACGGACTCCCCGTCACAAGATAAAGCAG TCTCCTTGCCCAATTATACTACACGTCACTACCAAATGCCAAACCAGAATAGTAGGAGGGTCAATCAAAACCCTTCCATTCGAATTAGCCGGGCCACACGGGTAACGGAGTGGAGCGCTTCCCTCGGTCGTGAGATTACCAACCCCGATGAGCTGCGGAACCTCGACGAATTCCTCTGGGGTCAG GTAAATGAGCTTCGATCAAGGATTAAAGAGTTGTCAGAGACGGAGACCATTTTCCTCAAAGCCACCATGCAGTTCAGAGAGACCATCAAAAGCATGTTCTGTATCCAG AAGCCTCAAATTGCATACAAAGATTTGATGAAGGGCTACCAGAAAAAAGTGAGCACATTAGCGGGGTCCATGAAAAAAACAGAGGTCACAGTGGTGGTCAACTTGTTTCAGTCTGTGCTGGATGGCTTCATCAGGGGCGAGATAAAACGAGCTGAGTTTGAGCCAAGCAAA GCAACCAAGtcgacaaagaagaggaggaaaaaggaaaaatgt ATGGAGAATCCTCTTGATCACCTGTTCAGCACCTATCAGGTGAACATTATGCAGTCGTGTGACCTGTGTGGCTCTTACATCTGGGGAATGGAGAAAGCCTACATGTGTAGCT cttgcAAATTAATATGTCACAAGAAATGCCTCAGCAAAATCATCACAGACTGCTCAACACGCTGTGCCAGGCAG GACGATAGTACACCAGGCTCCCTTCACTTTGGGGTACAGGTCTGTGTCCTCACCAGTAAAGCCAACCCTGTGCCCAAAGTGGTGGAGTTGTTGCTGATGCATGTGGAGATGAATGGCCTCTACACAGAGGGTATCTACCGCAAGTCGGGCTCTGCCTGTCGCGCGCGAGAACTTTACCAAATACTGGAGACGG ATCCTGAGGGAGCATGTTTAGACAATTACCCCATCCACACCATCACAGGGCTCATTAAACGTTGGCTCAGAGAGCTGCCAGACCCACTCATGACTTATGACCTCTACAGCGACTTTCTGCGTGCTGTGG AGCTGCCAGAGAAACGAGAGAGAATAAGAGCTGTGTACCAAAAAGTTGATGAACTTCCTCCCTCTAATTACAACACATTAGAGCGGCTCATCTTTCACCTGATCAG AGTTGCAAAGGATGAAGAACACAATAAGATGTCATCAAATTCTCTCGCTATTGTGTTTGCCCCCTGTATCCTGCGTTCACCGGACTTTGACGACCCCTTTCTTGGTATGAAAGATGTGTCCAAGACTACCAT GTGTGTGGACATCCTGATCACGGAGCAGTTGCGGCGCTACACTGAGATGATGCAGAACATCCAGGAGCTTGAGTGTGCGGAGGCCTTGGCTGTCAATCAGCTCAAATTGAGGAGGCAAAACACG ATTGTTGAAAAGCCCTCGGAGCTGGAAGCTCCAAAGCAAATACATGCAGATGAAAC